From Corynebacterium sp. BD556, the proteins below share one genomic window:
- a CDS encoding alkaline phosphatase D family protein, with product MIKQLLSTSRRRFLLGSGVLAASAAVSQARVQAQPGYSTFMHGVASGDPTPDSVILWTRVTPSPEAVPGSGLGEDVLVRWEVATDRDFARVVRSGTATASAASDHTIHVDPHGLTPGTIYYYRFARGDEFSPVGRTKTAPAYDADVQQLSFAVASCANWECGWFSAFRDMAERAERDELDAVVFLGDYIYEYATAGFAGKRGVSRPHAPLHETITLADYRTRHGRYKQDPNLQRAHASAPWIVVWDDHEVANDTWLAGAENHTEGVEGDFAARRRAGQQAYFEWLPVRATRPSEGGHIYRSLQFGNLVNLSMLDLRTYRDKQPERINAYDEGRTMLGNEQMEWLAGTVRASTTKWNVMGNSVMVSPMVLGRLPENSAEAALANQMLGKFSGLVSGLPLNPDQWDGYASARAKLFDVLAADDANVLFLTGDIHSEWANAVVHNGTEIGCELVTASITAANVDEWVTTFTKVYVPEDNPVSLLAEGMIRQLNPWVKHLDFDSHGYAVARIRPEEVGMEFYRVADVEQQDAPVRLAQTMKWRVGVGFVA from the coding sequence ATGATCAAACAACTTCTCTCCACGTCTCGCCGCCGCTTCCTCCTCGGTTCAGGGGTCCTCGCCGCCAGCGCCGCGGTGTCCCAGGCTCGTGTCCAGGCCCAACCGGGTTATTCCACCTTCATGCACGGTGTTGCCTCCGGCGACCCCACCCCAGATTCTGTTATTTTGTGGACCCGCGTGACCCCCAGCCCCGAGGCTGTTCCTGGCTCTGGCCTCGGAGAGGATGTCTTGGTGCGCTGGGAGGTGGCCACCGACCGGGACTTCGCCCGCGTGGTCAGGTCCGGCACCGCCACGGCCAGCGCCGCTAGCGACCACACCATTCATGTGGATCCGCACGGGCTTACACCAGGAACTATCTATTACTACCGCTTCGCTCGCGGGGATGAATTCTCGCCGGTGGGCAGAACAAAAACAGCTCCTGCCTACGACGCAGATGTGCAGCAGTTGTCCTTCGCCGTGGCCTCCTGCGCCAACTGGGAGTGCGGTTGGTTTTCGGCCTTCCGTGATATGGCTGAACGGGCAGAGCGCGATGAGTTGGATGCTGTCGTTTTCCTCGGGGACTATATCTACGAGTACGCCACCGCCGGATTTGCGGGCAAGCGCGGGGTATCGCGTCCTCATGCCCCGCTGCATGAGACGATCACCCTCGCGGACTACCGCACCCGGCACGGCCGTTATAAGCAGGATCCGAACCTGCAGCGGGCGCACGCCTCCGCGCCGTGGATCGTGGTGTGGGATGACCATGAGGTGGCCAATGACACGTGGCTTGCCGGGGCGGAAAACCACACGGAAGGTGTCGAGGGCGACTTCGCTGCCCGCCGTCGCGCTGGGCAGCAAGCCTATTTTGAGTGGTTGCCGGTGCGCGCGACGAGGCCCTCGGAAGGCGGTCACATTTACCGCAGTTTGCAGTTTGGCAACCTCGTTAACCTCAGCATGTTGGACCTGCGTACCTACCGTGACAAGCAGCCGGAGCGGATCAACGCTTACGATGAGGGCCGCACGATGCTGGGCAACGAGCAGATGGAGTGGCTGGCGGGCACGGTGCGCGCCAGCACAACGAAGTGGAACGTGATGGGCAATTCAGTCATGGTTTCGCCCATGGTGCTGGGGAGGCTCCCCGAAAACAGCGCGGAGGCGGCGCTGGCGAACCAGATGCTAGGTAAGTTCTCCGGGTTGGTGTCGGGGTTGCCGTTGAATCCGGATCAGTGGGACGGGTATGCGTCGGCACGCGCGAAGCTTTTCGACGTCCTCGCCGCCGACGATGCTAACGTTCTTTTCCTCACCGGCGATATTCACAGTGAGTGGGCTAACGCGGTGGTTCACAACGGCACCGAGATCGGCTGTGAGCTTGTCACGGCGTCGATCACCGCGGCTAATGTCGATGAGTGGGTGACGACGTTTACGAAGGTCTACGTGCCTGAGGATAATCCCGTAAGTCTCCTGGCGGAGGGGATGATACGTCAGCTCAACCCGTGGGTGAAGCACCTCGACTTCGACTCTCATGGCTACGCGGTCGCGCGGATTCGCCCGGAGGAAGTCGGCATGGAGTTTTACCGCGTCGCCGATGTGGAGCAACAGGATGCACCGGTGCGTCTGGCGCAGACCATGAAATGGCGTGTTGGTGTGGGCTTTGTCGCCTAA
- a CDS encoding acyl-CoA dehydrogenase family protein encodes MLDPKIDFYGVFSDVSGDDLEWWQAARDYCDSIRGHVNEAWENAEYNIPAVEDAARRGLVRDGIDIAGMKPMSVRANRLIALELARCDASTATAVIVQAGLAMQAINMCGSEAQKEKFLDPMSRMEVRGAFALTEPDHGSDSIGLETSALRDGDEWVINGEKKWIGHGSVGHIAVVWARMNNGEVGAFIVDQDTPGYHAETITGKASLRGIPQAHIRFDNVRVHESRRLPHANSFRDTAAVLGGTRVGVAWTATGMAINCYETALEYASERIQFGRPLIKNQIIQQRLADMLSDVTSMLLHCRHVLDLEQSGTLSEKQAALAKVFCTRKARSVAAQARDMLGGVGILLENNAMRHFADIESLHTYEGTDTIQSLIVGKTITNVSAYR; translated from the coding sequence ATGCTGGATCCGAAAATCGACTTCTACGGCGTCTTTTCCGACGTCAGTGGCGACGATCTCGAATGGTGGCAGGCCGCCCGGGACTACTGCGATTCCATTCGCGGCCACGTCAATGAGGCGTGGGAAAACGCCGAATACAACATCCCTGCGGTTGAGGATGCCGCGCGCCGTGGTTTGGTGCGCGACGGCATCGACATCGCCGGGATGAAGCCGATGAGTGTGCGTGCAAACCGTCTCATCGCGCTGGAGTTGGCCCGATGCGACGCCTCCACGGCCACCGCAGTGATCGTCCAGGCTGGTCTTGCCATGCAGGCGATCAACATGTGCGGCTCCGAGGCGCAGAAGGAGAAATTCCTCGACCCCATGTCGCGCATGGAGGTTCGTGGTGCCTTCGCGTTGACAGAGCCCGACCATGGCTCCGACTCGATCGGGTTGGAAACCAGCGCTCTGCGCGACGGCGACGAGTGGGTCATCAACGGCGAGAAGAAGTGGATCGGCCACGGCTCCGTCGGCCACATCGCGGTGGTGTGGGCCCGCATGAACAACGGTGAGGTCGGCGCTTTCATCGTCGACCAGGACACGCCCGGCTATCATGCCGAAACGATCACCGGCAAGGCCTCGCTGCGCGGCATCCCGCAGGCCCATATTCGCTTCGACAACGTGAGGGTGCATGAGTCACGTCGCTTGCCTCACGCGAACTCTTTCCGCGATACCGCGGCGGTGCTCGGCGGCACGCGCGTTGGCGTGGCGTGGACTGCGACCGGGATGGCAATTAACTGCTACGAAACAGCCTTGGAGTACGCCTCGGAGCGCATCCAGTTCGGCCGTCCCTTGATCAAAAACCAAATCATTCAGCAGCGGTTGGCGGATATGCTTTCCGACGTCACCTCGATGCTTTTGCATTGCCGCCATGTGCTCGACCTTGAGCAGTCAGGCACATTAAGCGAAAAGCAGGCCGCCTTGGCCAAGGTGTTTTGCACCCGCAAGGCGCGCAGTGTTGCGGCGCAAGCCCGCGACATGCTCGGCGGTGTGGGCATCTTGCTGGAGAACAATGCGATGAGGCACTTTGCCGATATTGAATCCCTGCACACCTACGAAGGCACTGACACCATCCAATCGTTGATCGTGGGAAAGACGATTACGAACGTGAGCGCCTACAGATAA
- the ndk gene encoding nucleoside-diphosphate kinase translates to MTERTLILIKPDGVANGHVGDIIARIERKGLKLVELDLRTADRATAEKHYEEHKDKPFFGELVDFITSAPLVAGIIEGESAIAAWRQLAGGTHPVEKATPGTIRGDFALTVGENVVHGSDSAESAEREIAIWFPNK, encoded by the coding sequence ATGACTGAACGCACACTCATTTTGATTAAGCCGGACGGTGTGGCCAACGGCCATGTCGGCGACATCATCGCCCGCATTGAACGCAAGGGGCTCAAACTGGTGGAGCTGGATCTGCGTACCGCGGACCGCGCAACCGCTGAGAAGCACTATGAGGAGCACAAGGACAAGCCGTTTTTCGGTGAACTGGTGGACTTCATTACTTCCGCCCCGCTGGTGGCGGGCATCATCGAGGGAGAGTCGGCTATCGCCGCGTGGCGCCAGCTCGCTGGCGGCACTCACCCGGTGGAAAAGGCCACCCCGGGCACCATCCGCGGCGACTTCGCCCTGACTGTTGGTGAAAATGTCGTCCACGGCTCCGACTCCGCGGAGTCCGCTGAGCGCGAGATTGCCATTTGGTTCCCCAATAAGTAG
- a CDS encoding acyl-CoA dehydrogenase family protein, whose translation MAQATDLLSPTTDYFGVFSDIDGADLQWWATARKAADRARETVNESWENAHYNVDGVRETARMGLLRDGIDIEGFAPMSTRAARLVAFELSRADLSLGGALGVQAGLVMQTIAQCGSEAQKEEFLGPLARAEILGSFALTEPDHGSDSVALETTAVRKGDQWVINGEKKWIGNGSVGDIAIVWARMDDGEVGGFIVDQDTPGYSAETITGKASLRGLYQAHISLVDVHVPHDRKLPGAASFRDTAKVIAGTRIASAFFALGAATDCYEKALDYAKQRVQFGRTLVHNQIIQQRLADMLQELTSMMLYCRHILDLETSGALDERQASLAKVHCTRMARSIAANARDMFGGVGILLENDVMRHMADIEALHTFEGTDTMQSLIVGKAITGVSAFRS comes from the coding sequence ATGGCACAAGCAACCGATCTCCTCTCCCCCACCACCGACTACTTCGGTGTTTTCTCCGATATTGACGGTGCGGACTTGCAGTGGTGGGCTACGGCGCGCAAGGCGGCGGACCGGGCCCGGGAAACCGTGAACGAGTCGTGGGAAAACGCCCACTACAACGTGGACGGTGTGCGTGAAACTGCGAGGATGGGTTTGCTCCGTGACGGCATCGACATCGAAGGCTTCGCCCCTATGAGCACGCGCGCCGCGCGCCTTGTCGCTTTCGAGCTCTCTCGCGCGGATCTGTCTCTCGGCGGGGCGCTCGGTGTGCAGGCCGGCCTGGTCATGCAAACTATTGCCCAGTGTGGTTCTGAGGCGCAAAAGGAGGAGTTTTTGGGTCCGCTTGCGCGCGCTGAGATTCTCGGTTCCTTCGCTTTGACCGAGCCCGATCACGGTTCCGATTCGGTCGCGCTGGAGACTACCGCTGTGCGCAAAGGCGATCAGTGGGTTATCAACGGCGAGAAGAAGTGGATCGGCAACGGCTCCGTGGGCGATATCGCCATTGTGTGGGCGCGCATGGACGACGGGGAGGTCGGCGGTTTCATCGTTGACCAGGACACGCCCGGCTACTCCGCGGAGACGATCACGGGTAAAGCCTCGCTACGAGGTCTTTACCAGGCACACATTTCGCTTGTCGACGTCCACGTCCCCCACGACCGGAAACTTCCCGGCGCGGCCTCTTTCCGCGACACCGCGAAGGTGATCGCTGGAACTCGCATCGCCTCCGCTTTCTTCGCCCTCGGCGCTGCAACCGACTGCTACGAAAAGGCTCTTGACTACGCCAAACAGCGGGTTCAGTTCGGCCGCACGCTGGTGCATAACCAGATCATTCAGCAGCGCCTTGCCGATATGCTCCAGGAGCTTACGTCGATGATGCTCTACTGCCGCCACATCCTTGATTTGGAGACTTCCGGCGCCCTCGACGAGCGTCAGGCTTCCTTGGCTAAGGTTCACTGCACGCGCATGGCGCGCAGTATCGCGGCCAATGCCCGCGATATGTTTGGCGGTGTCGGTATCTTGCTGGAAAACGATGTGATGCGCCACATGGCTGATATTGAGGCGCTCCACACTTTCGAGGGCACCGACACGATGCAGTCGCTGATTGTGGGCAAGGCCATTACCGGGGTGAGCGCTTTCCGCAGCTAA
- a CDS encoding TetR/AcrR family transcriptional regulator has translation MSTVVRGAEQARAASKKKAILEAATDLMISGGLNKVTHRQVAAEAGVPVGSIGYYYTSRENLIRVCLDSIQVRCAELIRQRAADVGPDTTVEQLAEIIVEAACLGYLNDLKGYILATVDVAREQIGSDSPDNQLTQFVALVDVLLRKADRESANARRIIEAVTAASILSSSFGDSASHAAQEAVIDVIS, from the coding sequence ATGAGCACAGTGGTTCGAGGTGCCGAGCAAGCTCGCGCAGCAAGCAAGAAGAAAGCGATACTTGAGGCGGCAACCGACCTCATGATCTCCGGGGGATTAAACAAGGTCACACACCGCCAAGTAGCTGCCGAAGCCGGCGTGCCCGTCGGTTCAATCGGCTACTACTACACCAGTAGGGAGAACCTGATCCGGGTGTGCCTCGACAGTATTCAGGTGCGTTGCGCCGAGTTGATCCGTCAACGCGCGGCGGACGTTGGCCCTGATACCACGGTGGAGCAGCTAGCGGAGATCATTGTGGAGGCCGCGTGCCTCGGCTACCTCAACGACCTCAAAGGCTACATCCTGGCGACGGTCGACGTTGCGCGCGAGCAAATCGGCAGTGACTCACCCGACAACCAGCTCACCCAGTTCGTCGCGCTTGTCGATGTGCTCTTGCGCAAAGCCGACCGCGAATCGGCCAACGCCCGCCGCATCATCGAGGCCGTCACCGCGGCTTCAATTCTTAGCTCCAGCTTCGGCGACAGCGCCAGCCACGCCGCCCAAGAAGCCGTCATCGACGTCATCAGCTAG
- a CDS encoding AMP-binding protein, translating into MSNNTVETHRGPYPTLSYPETDIYSLIFGELNEHDAQLLAITELTTDNSVTYAELKAMAEAIAGELSARGIGAGDVVTLQIPNSINFAAALLGILRIGAICNPVGMLMNQADVAHILEASESKLFIGPTNMEQVPQIFSMELEAIARRNRTAPDIAVDVDSVAAIPFSSGTTGLPKGVQLTHRNLVSNMLQTNYMMERNGITPTTPTLTVLPFSHIYGFTVLLLTPLMNRQHLFTLPKFDMQQFLRAHKDHDIAMTFIAPPMAVALAKDETIDPEWFAASRLILCGAAPIDADTTRHVENRYGTKLIQAWGMTEASPVVTMNIHGETGIESVGMPVPDSEIRVVALETTDDVARGEQGEILVRGPQVMKGYLNNDKANAEIFVDGWMRTGDIGYIDDTGGLRIVDRAKEVIKYKGYQVAPAELEALLLGHPEVKDVGVVGADQGGLEIPHAFVVKRDGASVSEDELTEWVAERVTPYKKIRAVTFIGEVPRNPSGKILRRELRART; encoded by the coding sequence GTGTCTAACAACACAGTCGAGACTCACCGCGGCCCCTACCCGACGCTCTCCTACCCTGAAACAGACATCTACAGCTTAATTTTCGGGGAGCTAAACGAGCACGACGCGCAGCTTTTGGCCATCACCGAGCTCACCACTGACAACTCGGTGACCTACGCGGAGCTCAAGGCCATGGCCGAGGCAATCGCCGGCGAGTTGAGCGCCCGCGGAATCGGTGCCGGCGATGTTGTCACCCTCCAGATCCCCAACTCCATCAATTTCGCCGCCGCCCTTCTGGGCATCCTGCGCATCGGCGCAATCTGCAACCCGGTCGGCATGCTGATGAACCAGGCGGACGTCGCGCACATCCTTGAAGCCTCCGAGTCCAAACTGTTCATCGGCCCGACGAACATGGAGCAGGTCCCACAGATCTTCTCCATGGAGCTTGAAGCCATCGCGCGGCGCAACCGCACAGCCCCCGATATCGCGGTCGATGTTGACTCCGTCGCCGCGATCCCCTTCTCCTCGGGAACAACCGGGCTTCCCAAGGGCGTGCAGCTCACCCACCGCAACCTCGTGTCCAACATGTTGCAAACCAACTACATGATGGAGCGAAACGGCATCACCCCCACCACCCCCACCTTGACCGTTTTGCCCTTTTCCCACATTTACGGCTTCACGGTGCTCCTGCTCACTCCGCTGATGAACCGGCAGCACCTGTTCACCCTGCCCAAGTTCGACATGCAGCAGTTCCTGCGCGCACATAAGGACCACGACATCGCGATGACCTTCATCGCTCCGCCGATGGCTGTCGCCCTGGCCAAAGACGAAACCATCGACCCGGAGTGGTTCGCGGCATCTCGTCTCATCCTCTGCGGCGCAGCTCCGATCGACGCCGACACGACCCGACATGTGGAAAACCGCTACGGCACCAAACTCATCCAGGCTTGGGGGATGACCGAGGCCTCGCCGGTGGTGACTATGAACATTCACGGCGAGACGGGGATTGAAAGCGTCGGCATGCCCGTGCCTGACAGTGAGATTCGCGTTGTCGCCCTCGAGACGACCGACGACGTGGCGCGTGGCGAGCAGGGCGAGATCTTGGTTCGCGGGCCGCAGGTGATGAAGGGCTACCTCAACAACGACAAGGCGAATGCGGAAATTTTCGTCGATGGCTGGATGCGCACGGGCGATATTGGATACATCGACGACACTGGCGGCCTTCGTATCGTGGATCGCGCCAAGGAAGTAATTAAGTACAAGGGCTACCAGGTCGCCCCCGCCGAGCTTGAGGCCCTCCTCCTCGGCCACCCCGAGGTCAAAGATGTCGGAGTGGTGGGCGCAGACCAGGGCGGTCTAGAAATCCCGCACGCCTTCGTGGTCAAACGCGATGGCGCTTCCGTTAGTGAAGATGAGCTGACCGAGTGGGTCGCAGAGCGTGTCACCCCCTACAAGAAGATCCGTGCCGTCACCTTCATCGGTGAGGTGCCGCGGAACCCAAGCGGAAAAATCCTGCGGCGCGAGCTTCGGGCCAGAACTTAA
- a CDS encoding acyl-CoA dehydrogenase family protein, whose amino-acid sequence MHPNEPFRQFQGIPLDARTDYYQVFADVDGADLEWWKKTREFCEWARPRVNQAWENAEYDIEMVEEASRRGLIRDGIDIPGEDPMSIRARRLIGFELARLDASTATAQGVQAGLAMRSIEMLGSEEQKEKYLAAMARMEIRGAFALTEPDHGSDSIALETSAVRDGDEWVINGEKKWIGHGSVGHITVVYARMDDGNVGAFIVDQDAAGYNAETITGKAALRGIPQAHIRLNEVRVSEDRRLPGCRSFRDAAKVLMGTRIGVAWSSFGVAVDCYETALKYASERIQFGRPLIKNQVIQQRLADMLMDVTTLALYCKRLLELEEEGTVTEQQAALAKVTSTRAARRVAANARDMLGGVGILLENNVMRHMADIETLHTYEGTDTMQSLIVGKSITGVSAFTG is encoded by the coding sequence ATGCACCCCAACGAACCGTTCCGGCAGTTCCAAGGCATCCCGCTTGATGCACGCACCGACTACTACCAGGTCTTCGCCGATGTAGACGGCGCAGATCTCGAATGGTGGAAGAAAACCCGCGAGTTCTGCGAGTGGGCCCGCCCGAGAGTTAACCAGGCTTGGGAAAACGCCGAGTACGACATCGAAATGGTCGAGGAAGCCTCTCGGCGCGGCCTGATCCGCGATGGCATTGACATCCCGGGGGAAGATCCCATGAGCATCCGCGCCCGCCGCCTCATCGGCTTCGAGCTCGCCCGCCTGGACGCTTCGACCGCCACTGCCCAAGGCGTGCAGGCGGGATTGGCCATGCGCTCCATTGAGATGTTGGGAAGTGAGGAGCAAAAAGAGAAGTACCTCGCCGCCATGGCAAGGATGGAAATCCGCGGCGCCTTCGCGCTGACGGAACCCGACCACGGCTCCGACTCAATCGCCTTGGAAACCAGCGCGGTGCGCGACGGCGACGAGTGGGTCATCAACGGTGAAAAGAAGTGGATCGGCCACGGCTCCGTCGGACACATCACCGTTGTCTACGCCCGCATGGACGACGGCAATGTCGGCGCCTTCATCGTCGACCAGGACGCTGCGGGATACAACGCCGAAACCATCACCGGCAAAGCGGCGCTGCGTGGCATCCCACAGGCGCACATCCGACTCAACGAGGTCCGCGTCAGCGAAGATCGTCGCCTCCCAGGCTGCAGAAGCTTCCGCGATGCGGCGAAGGTGCTCATGGGCACTCGCATTGGTGTGGCCTGGAGCAGCTTCGGCGTGGCCGTCGACTGCTACGAAACAGCCCTGAAGTACGCCTCCGAACGCATCCAGTTCGGCCGACCCCTGATCAAAAACCAGGTGATCCAGCAGCGCCTGGCGGACATGCTCATGGATGTCACCACCCTCGCCCTGTACTGCAAGCGTCTCCTTGAGCTCGAGGAGGAAGGCACCGTCACCGAGCAGCAGGCCGCCTTGGCCAAGGTCACCAGCACTCGCGCTGCACGCCGCGTGGCAGCTAACGCCCGCGACATGCTGGGTGGGGTGGGTATTTTACTGGAAAACAACGTTATGCGCCACATGGCCGACATTGAGACGCTGCACACCTACGAAGGCACCGACACTATGCAGTCGCTCATCGTGGGTAAGTCCATCACCGGCGTCAGCGCCTTCACCGGCTAG
- a CDS encoding translation initiation factor IF-2 N-terminal domain-containing protein, which translates to MGEKTRVFHLAKQIGVTSKELVVALNELGLVKVAQSTLTKAEVEQLLDALSTPSASSVDSAGESEEKIRQRVRKDVENEIHQIEEKVDATLGSEDSADEDIDFVTAIVEADGEPTEPEITPAPETGGAFVHTPVFKAPDRPQRRRASRKADGPKDAEQEGVDKQTSDEVEAIEEPKGIQGSVRLEAQRRRRTERREEGRKRNRIVSQAEFLARRESVERTMVVRERDRHDGPGRITQVGVLEDGLLVEHFVTSEHNASMIGNIYLGRVQNVLPSMEAAFIDIGQGRNGVLYAGEVDWKAAGLGGRSRRIEQALKSGDQVVVQVSKDPVGHKGARLTTQISLAGRYLVYVPGGRSAGISRKLPAPERKRLKEILTKVVPGKGGTIIRTAAEGVPEEAIAADVNRLHTQWESIQEQAEKEKRSKGAKPVTLYEEPNMLVKVVRDLFNDDFTSLVVDGKRPWNVVHAYISSVAPDLEDRLVRYDASEHDGQDAFHTYRVDEQIQKALSRTVWLPSGGTLIIEKTEAMTVIDVNTGKFTGSGGSLEETVTRNNLEAAEEIVRQMRLRDIGGMIIVDFIDMILPENQELVLRRLKEALGRDRTRHQVSEVTSLGLVQMTRKRLGTGLLETFSTPCQCCEGRGLILSDDPVEAEQPEERGKASRRSPGRKPESHPAAEVMRNRKEESSRDIALDEQALEELANSVIGEETGTGAGAESGSDRQRPSGGRRRGRRGAGRGRGGVSEDNVADKPAEVTSEKTFEQAKAEFDASPRRKRRTRGNSRSDHAPTPEDFTTAPEQKPEQKPEQEQADAAREGVAPPRNGRGRRRAVRRRTSNPQPEPQQPVKKPVVEKETPQTDEPKRGGRGRRRATRRRTS; encoded by the coding sequence CTGGGAGAAAAAACCCGCGTGTTCCACCTGGCCAAGCAGATCGGCGTGACATCGAAGGAACTTGTTGTTGCCCTCAACGAGCTTGGCTTGGTCAAGGTAGCGCAGTCGACGTTGACGAAGGCTGAGGTTGAGCAGCTTCTCGACGCCCTGTCGACACCTTCCGCCAGCAGCGTCGATAGCGCGGGCGAAAGCGAGGAGAAGATTCGCCAACGGGTGCGCAAGGACGTGGAAAACGAAATCCACCAAATTGAAGAAAAAGTCGATGCAACGCTCGGATCGGAAGATTCCGCCGACGAAGACATAGATTTCGTCACAGCCATCGTCGAAGCCGACGGTGAGCCCACCGAACCGGAAATCACCCCCGCGCCCGAAACCGGAGGCGCTTTCGTACACACCCCCGTGTTTAAAGCCCCAGATCGCCCGCAGCGCCGCCGCGCCAGCCGGAAAGCCGACGGGCCGAAAGACGCGGAGCAAGAAGGCGTCGACAAGCAAACCTCCGACGAGGTCGAAGCAATCGAGGAACCGAAAGGCATCCAAGGTTCGGTCCGCCTCGAAGCGCAGCGCCGCCGCCGGACTGAACGCCGCGAGGAAGGCCGCAAGCGAAACCGCATCGTCTCTCAAGCTGAGTTCCTTGCCCGCCGCGAATCCGTCGAACGCACCATGGTCGTGCGCGAACGCGACCGCCACGACGGGCCCGGCCGCATCACCCAAGTGGGTGTGCTGGAGGACGGCCTGCTAGTCGAACATTTCGTCACATCCGAACACAACGCCTCGATGATTGGCAACATCTACCTCGGGCGCGTGCAAAACGTGCTGCCGAGCATGGAAGCTGCTTTCATTGACATCGGGCAGGGACGAAACGGCGTGCTTTACGCCGGTGAAGTGGACTGGAAAGCCGCCGGATTAGGTGGACGTTCACGCCGCATCGAACAAGCGCTAAAGTCCGGCGATCAAGTCGTCGTGCAAGTAAGCAAGGACCCGGTCGGGCACAAAGGCGCACGCCTGACAACACAGATCTCCCTGGCCGGCCGCTACCTCGTCTACGTCCCAGGCGGGCGCAGCGCGGGCATTTCCCGGAAACTGCCCGCCCCCGAACGCAAACGGCTCAAAGAAATCTTGACCAAGGTGGTACCCGGCAAGGGCGGCACCATCATCCGCACCGCAGCCGAAGGTGTGCCCGAAGAAGCCATCGCGGCTGACGTCAACCGCCTGCACACCCAATGGGAATCCATTCAAGAGCAAGCAGAAAAGGAAAAGCGCTCCAAGGGCGCAAAACCAGTCACGCTCTACGAAGAACCAAACATGTTGGTTAAAGTCGTGCGCGACCTTTTCAATGACGACTTCACCTCATTAGTCGTCGACGGAAAGCGCCCGTGGAACGTAGTGCACGCCTACATATCCTCTGTTGCCCCCGACCTGGAGGACAGGCTCGTGCGCTACGACGCCTCCGAGCATGACGGCCAGGACGCCTTCCATACCTACCGTGTTGACGAGCAGATCCAAAAAGCGCTTTCGCGCACGGTCTGGTTGCCTTCCGGCGGAACCCTGATCATCGAGAAAACAGAAGCCATGACCGTCATTGACGTCAATACCGGTAAATTCACCGGCTCCGGCGGCTCCCTGGAGGAAACGGTCACACGCAACAACCTTGAGGCGGCCGAAGAAATCGTCCGTCAGATGCGCCTGCGTGACATTGGAGGAATGATCATCGTCGACTTTATCGACATGATTCTGCCCGAAAACCAGGAACTGGTGCTTCGCCGCCTGAAAGAAGCGCTAGGTCGCGACCGCACCCGCCACCAAGTGTCGGAAGTTACCTCGCTGGGCCTGGTGCAGATGACACGCAAGCGCTTAGGCACCGGACTGCTTGAAACCTTCTCCACCCCGTGCCAGTGCTGTGAGGGGCGCGGCCTCATTTTAAGCGACGACCCAGTGGAAGCCGAACAGCCCGAAGAACGCGGCAAAGCTTCGCGCCGAAGCCCGGGCCGCAAACCCGAATCGCACCCGGCGGCCGAGGTGATGCGCAACCGCAAGGAGGAGTCCTCCCGCGACATCGCCCTTGATGAGCAAGCGCTTGAAGAGCTGGCTAACTCCGTCATCGGCGAAGAAACCGGCACTGGCGCTGGAGCTGAGTCGGGTTCCGATAGGCAACGCCCGTCAGGCGGACGCCGCCGCGGCCGTCGCGGGGCAGGACGCGGCCGTGGAGGGGTGAGCGAAGACAACGTCGCGGACAAGCCCGCAGAAGTAACTTCGGAGAAAACCTTCGAGCAGGCCAAAGCAGAGTTCGATGCTTCCCCGCGCCGGAAACGACGCACTCGCGGCAATTCGCGCTCCGACCACGCCCCGACGCCGGAGGATTTCACCACAGCGCCCGAGCAAAAGCCTGAGCAAAAGCCCGAGCAGGAGCAGGCTGATGCTGCGCGCGAAGGTGTCGCGCCGCCGAGGAACGGTCGTGGCCGCCGCCGCGCCGTGCGACGCCGGACCAGCAACCCGCAACCCGAGCCCCAGCAACCTGTGAAGAAGCCTGTGGTGGAGAAAGAAACCCCGCAGACAGACGAGCCGAAGCGCGGTGGGCGCGGGCGGCGTCGGGCGACGCGCAGAAGGACCTCTTAA